Proteins encoded in a region of the Planococcus citri chromosome 1, ihPlaCitr1.1, whole genome shotgun sequence genome:
- the LOC135832365 gene encoding fasciculation and elongation protein zeta-2-like isoform X1: MHDTMKETLSKMSELKFEAPLAQFEEAEEWQSGFKNINENDNHIRGENFNKIVENGHREETHTFPSNENYMNIVGEETMTSETADVNSIAISDSVNNNVLVDNFEETVSGSLEDLVNTFDEKITRCFYNYQESVEKLAPVQVRSQEEIMNECQMWWTITGNFGNILPIDWSKSYSRKVHMPALNLKQPRDENVEKNVLDDHENEKGTNHCDLSSEDEAIANDLDMHSLILSGLSMDNEPVKTAEEVIREIDDIMEEGTSSECTPDSDMSIDEVHKKGKEVLQSPLYTEKLKTLSVSQLNELYLELELLIKDYSETLILELALRDELEFEKELKNSFISLLLGVQNRRRQYHVEKKKGIRNGIKANVAEPKYLTTVIPYHAESGPLDNQALQVLIKILKAINEDSPTVPTLLTDYILKVLCPT; encoded by the exons ATGCATGATACTATGAAGGAAACGTTATCGAAAATGTCCGAATTGAAATTCGAAGCTCCGTTGGCTCAATTCGAAGAAGCCGAGGAATGGCAAAGCGGTTTTAAGAACATTAACGAGAACGATAATCACATtcgaggtgaaaatttcaataaaattgtcgaaaatggGCATCGTGAAGAAACGCATACGTTCCCTTCAAACGAAAATTATATGAATATCGTCGGAGAAGAAACGATGACATCTGAAACGGCAGACGTCAATAGCATCGCGATTTCGGATAGCGTTAACAATAACGTCTTAGtggataattttgaagaaaccgTTTCCGGATCGTTGGAAGATTTGGTGAACACTTTCGACGAAAAGATCACCAGGTGTTTTTATAATTATCAAGAATCGGTGGAAAAGCTAGCCCCGGTCCAGGTTCGATCTCAAGAAGAAATCATGAACGAGTGCCA aatgtggTGGActattactggtaattttggaaacATATTGCCTATCGATTGGTCCAAGTCGTATTCACGCAAAGTACATATGCCAGCATTAAATCTAAAACAGCCCCGA GATGAAAACGTCGAGAAAAATGTCCTAGATGATCACGAAAACGAAAAAGGAACGAATCACTGTGATCTAAGCAGTGAAGACGAAGCAATTGCCAATGATCTTGATATGCATTCGTTGATATTGTCTGGCTTAAGCATGGATAACGAGCCAGTCAAAACAGCCGAAGAAGTTATTCGAGAAATCGATGATATTATGGAG GAAGGAACATCTTCAGAATGTACTCCTGATTCGGATATGTCCATCGATGAAGTACATAAAAAAGGCAAAGAAGTTTTACAGTCTCCTTTGTATACTGAAA AATTGAAAACGCTGAGTGTATCTCAGCTTAATGAATTATACTTGGAATTAGAACTGCTGATAAAAGATTATTCGGAAACATTAATTTTGGAGTTAGCCCTTCGAGACGAGCTGGAATTcgaaaaagaactgaaaaactCATTCATATCATTACTGCTGGGAGTGCAGAATAGACGAAGACAGTATCACGTTGAGAAGAAGAAGGGCATTAGGAATGGTATTAAAGCAAACGTGGCTGAGCCTAAG TATTTAACGACTGTCATTCCTTATCACGCCGAAAGCGGACCATTGGATAATCAAGCTTTGCAAGTTTTAATTAAAA TACTGAAAGCCATCAACGAAGATAGTCCAACAGTACCAACTCTTTTGACTGATTATATTCTTAAAG TGTTATGTCCAACTTGA
- the LOC135832365 gene encoding fasciculation and elongation protein zeta-2-like isoform X2 yields the protein MWWTITGNFGNILPIDWSKSYSRKVHMPALNLKQPRDENVEKNVLDDHENEKGTNHCDLSSEDEAIANDLDMHSLILSGLSMDNEPVKTAEEVIREIDDIMEEGTSSECTPDSDMSIDEVHKKGKEVLQSPLYTEKLKTLSVSQLNELYLELELLIKDYSETLILELALRDELEFEKELKNSFISLLLGVQNRRRQYHVEKKKGIRNGIKANVAEPKYLTTVIPYHAESGPLDNQALQVLIKILKAINEDSPTVPTLLTDYILKVLCPT from the exons atgtggTGGActattactggtaattttggaaacATATTGCCTATCGATTGGTCCAAGTCGTATTCACGCAAAGTACATATGCCAGCATTAAATCTAAAACAGCCCCGA GATGAAAACGTCGAGAAAAATGTCCTAGATGATCACGAAAACGAAAAAGGAACGAATCACTGTGATCTAAGCAGTGAAGACGAAGCAATTGCCAATGATCTTGATATGCATTCGTTGATATTGTCTGGCTTAAGCATGGATAACGAGCCAGTCAAAACAGCCGAAGAAGTTATTCGAGAAATCGATGATATTATGGAG GAAGGAACATCTTCAGAATGTACTCCTGATTCGGATATGTCCATCGATGAAGTACATAAAAAAGGCAAAGAAGTTTTACAGTCTCCTTTGTATACTGAAA AATTGAAAACGCTGAGTGTATCTCAGCTTAATGAATTATACTTGGAATTAGAACTGCTGATAAAAGATTATTCGGAAACATTAATTTTGGAGTTAGCCCTTCGAGACGAGCTGGAATTcgaaaaagaactgaaaaactCATTCATATCATTACTGCTGGGAGTGCAGAATAGACGAAGACAGTATCACGTTGAGAAGAAGAAGGGCATTAGGAATGGTATTAAAGCAAACGTGGCTGAGCCTAAG TATTTAACGACTGTCATTCCTTATCACGCCGAAAGCGGACCATTGGATAATCAAGCTTTGCAAGTTTTAATTAAAA TACTGAAAGCCATCAACGAAGATAGTCCAACAGTACCAACTCTTTTGACTGATTATATTCTTAAAG TGTTATGTCCAACTTGA